ATTACAATAATGAGCAGTAGTAAGAGgaagtttataataattcacataattgtttaaccaataaaactAAACTCTCTTAAATTGTAATCCTTGATTAAAAGATTAGAGAATTGTAATTAATAGTATTGCAATTATTTCTCTTATAATACCTAATAGATTTTGTTGATGTTATGGTCACGAATGACGTGACAAGTCACTTGTGAATgtagttattatattattagttaaagCTTTTACTTAATAAAGTGTAAACACCaagaaaagctaaaaaaaacattgtttacgcactaaaaagaaaaattcaaaaaggtttaataaaaaatattaaatcctaaaatttataataactaaaattaataaaactttaaaGGACTATACATAAATTCAAGTACCAATTTTTAGTtgggaaatgttttttttagaaaaaaaaaaaaagaaaagggtacGTTATCTACGTCCTAGAAAAACCTTCTTTTATGGACGACTCGTGATTTTTGAATGCACAAATTTTTATGTTCTAACAACATGGACTATaatccaattttattttgatgaacTACGTATCCTTGCAAAGAACACTGCGCAGTTGTGCAGGCCTTGACCAACTAAAACGAATCCATGCACTGTGTGCGACACTAGGATTCCTACACACCCAAAATCTCCAACAACCTTTGTCATGCAAGTTGCTTCAAAGTTACAAGAATGTGGGAAAAACAGAACAAGCACAAAGGGTCTTTGATCAGATTAAGGATCCTGATATAGTATCATGGACCTGCCTCCTTAACCTCTACCTCCACTCTGGTCTTCCTTCCAAGTCCCTCTCAGCGTTTTCCCGTTGCTTGCATGTGGGTCTAAGACCTGATAGCTTCCTTATAGTTGCAGCTTTATCCTCTTGTGGGCACTGCAAGGATTTGGTTAGAGGGAGGGTTGTTCATGGAATGGTGTTGAGGAACTGTTTGGATGAAAACCCAGTTGTGGGGAATGCTTTGATTGACATGTATTGTAGAAATGGTGTGATGGGAATGGCTGCATCGGTTTTTGAGAAGATGGGGTTCAAGGATGTGTTTTCTTGGACTAGTTTGTTGAATGGGTACATACTGGGTAACAATCTGAGTTGTGCTCTTGAGTTGTTTGATGCAATGCCGGAAAGAAATGTGGTTTCTTGGACGGCTATGATTACTGGGTGTGTCAAAGGAGGAGCTCCAATTCAGGCTTTGGAGACGTTTAAGCGGATGGAAGCTGATGACGGGGGAGTTCGTCTTTGTGCGGATTTGATTGTGGCAGTGCTCTCGGCATGTGCTGATGTTGGGGCTCTTGATTTTGGTCAGTGCATACATGGTTGTGTTAATAAAATTGGCCTGGAGTTGGATGTCGCGGTGAGCAATGTTACGATGGATATGTACTCCAAAAGTGGGAGGCTTGACTTGGCTGTAAGGATATTTGATGATATCTTGAAGAAGGATGTGTTTTCGTGGACTACAATGATATCAGGGTATGCTTATCATGGGGAAGGGCACCTTGCTTTGGAGGTTTTTTCTCGCATGTTAGAATCAGGGGTTACCCCTAATGAGGTAACCCTGTTGTCAGTTTTAACTGCTTGTAGCCATTCTGGGTTAGTAATGGAGGGAGAAGTATTGTTCACTAGAATGATTCAGTCCTGTTACATGAAGCCAAGGATTGAGCATTATGGATGCATAGTGGATCTTCTCGGTCGAGCAGGATTGCTGGAAGAAGCAAAAGAAGTGATTGAGATGATGCCAATGAGCCCTGATGCTGCTATATGGAGATCATTACTGACTGCTTGCTTAGTCCATGGGAATTTGAACATGGCTCAAATTGCAGGAAAGAAGGTAATTGAACTCGAACCAAATGATGATGGCGTTTATATGCTTCTATGGAATATGTGTTGTGTTGCTAATATGTGGAAGGAAGCCTCAGAGGTAAGGAAGTTGATGAGGGAAAGGAGGGTCAGAAAAAGGCCCGGGTGTAGTATGGTTGATGTGAATGGTGTTGTTCAAGAATTCTTTGCTGAAGACGCATCGCTTCATGTTAGTGCAGAGCTTCGCCACTTGCTAAAAGGAATTAAGGAGCATTCAGAAACACATCAATTTTAACAGCACTTATGGTGTGGAGGTCTTTGCAACTGAAGCAAATGACGGAGAAGTGGACTAAGAAACTAGAATTTCTGCATCCATTTCATTCCTTCAATCCTTGAGAAATGTGGCGATTTCAATTAACAAAGTTCTGAACGATTTATCTTTGTAATGCATAAAGAGACATGTTTccaatcaatcaagtaatttaaaatttgtggcAAGTCAAATTTAGTAGTGTATATATGTTTATTCTCATAGAGAATTATTTGTTAGAaaatttttaagtatataaGATTGTTTTCACGGTTTGACCCTCATATCTCATTCCATATACGCTTCTTTAGTAGGTGGGAATTTTAAGTacttcatatttaaaattatgaagtatttaaatttttattttttcacgtGAAACATATAAAAGTCCAAGTATCATGATTCGGCAGCATTAATTAATGCAAAGGACCAAAATGGTGACATATTCTTGGCTTCCATCACATCCCATGTTCGGCAGCCTCCGCCATGGCTAGCTGGGTCTCTGCGTCGAGGGCCAACCGCTCTGCCCTGAATGCCGCCACATCGAGGGCCTTTTTGTTGTTCTTCTGGCTGTCGGCGGCGACTTCCACCATGAACTAGCTGCTATGGCGAAGGGTGTTAGAAAAGGGAATGCATTCATTTTACCGAAAAGAAAATTGGATTTgttctcaaaatatttaatttttaattgtatggTTGTACTAAGTAAGGTGGAGAAgtagaggaaaagaaaaaaaggaaaacaaagaaagaaaatataagagaataaaatcggaaaagtaacataaaaatataaaaaaagaaaataaaaataaaaatgataaccttgattttaaaataaattaatctaatGGTTTAAATGTTTACTTTTTACTGTGggaaaaattttcattttcttaggATAGAATCCGTTATGACTGAAGCATATTTGTGAATAGTACggttatatttacaaaaatttctcCATAAAAACTACTCcatgttcttaaaaaaatgattgtaatagattattttacataaataaaaaatttaataataaaaaaatgaaaaacacacttttataaattaattttataactttattattttatttataaattttattatttgccATTAATATTACAAgaaattttagagaaaaaaaatataattattgttacattcaaaaattataataacaattattttaagataactttttttctttcgtaACAATTATAATGAAATGGGAAACTTAGTAGTAATAAGTCCTCTGTCAATATTATGATTAGGTTCCACTTCACCAAGGTAGCTCTGTGAATTCATAATGTCTCAATAAATAAGTATCCCACCACACCAACAACTCGTGATATTTCAGTTAATAACATTATAACAAGCCTTCTGTTCTGTTCTGTTCGTAAATGAAGTACTAACTAAtgttacttaattttattttgagttgGGATCAGTAATATTACCCTTTGCGGaacaaatataagaaaagtCGTACTTAGTAATCTATGTCGGGAAAAAAACCACACTAGTATTCTTTTTCAGTttagtaaatttaaaaaaaaatgcatagacacaaataatttcattttataaatttttaacttgtttctattaaatacaatataatcaataaaaatataagagaatatCCAACAAGTGTATTgatttaagaataataaaattaaaataaaacaccaATACTTATCATAAAGTTAGACAAgaagatgaaattttaaaatataaaaggcaaCACGTATCACCAATGAATGAAGAAGGGTGTGCACCTTGATTTGGTGCAGCAAGAACAGAAAGGTGTGCGAAAAAAGAGAGCATTTTAGCTGATGAAATGAAGTAAATGTAAGATGGACAAGTGACTTTCTCTGACTGGAACTAGAGGTGAAAATTAGCTAACATCGTAGATGAAAGCAAAGAGAGGGGTGTTGAAAGTGAAGATAGGATTGGAGCTAATTTCGGTAATGATATGTGACTATCATTGATCCAAAACTCACCTATGTCTATTTCTGAACACCAATTCTCTTAAAACTCACCGTAGAAGCATATTCCACTAATATTGTAGCAACTGTGATTTTATTGAGACTATAAAACTATATTTTCTCATTAATCTATTTTAGCCTaaagtataattattataagCTTATAATGTTACGTGATCAATTCAAAGTGAACATGCAAGAAGTAACGTTACAATGCAATCACGTAGCTCGCCCACcagaaaaaaaacaacttactCAGCAAAGTCGTGAGAGTACGACCTGCCCAAACTATTAAAACATAGTATAGTAATAAACAAGACAAATATTTtgttacaaaataaaaacattaaacacCCAACAAAACTCAACCAAGTTGGAAATATAACCACAATCAACCATAACAACAAACTACTTAGCCTTTGTAAGTAGCTAAGTAGTACTGAGTACTGATATTCAAGTAGCTTGAGAATTCCTCTTCCACCCCTCAATTTGTCTCTTAATAATAACCTCACAACTCCCACCAACACCAGCAGCTGCAGCCTTCCTAGCTGCCTTCTTCATTTCTGCAGCTCTTACCCTCAGAGATTCATTGCTCATCATCTCTTTGATTCTCTTAGCAATTTCCTCACCTTTCACCACCTCTTGTGCTCCCCATCCCCACTCATGAGGCCAAATCCCCACCCCACTTATCCTTGCTGTCTCTGAAGTTATCTTCTGATCCCCACTCTGAGGCCATGACAGAATAGGCACTCCTTCCCACACAGTCTCCATTATTGAGTTCCACCCTCCATGACTCACAAACCCCCCCACTGAAGGGTGCCCCAGAATCTCCACCTGCTCCACAAACTCCTTCTCAACTACACCCTTTTCCTTCACCTTATTCATCAACTCACTCCCCAACACTTCCTCCAaatcctcctcctcttctctgtCAACCTCCTTCAACTTCACCACCCACAAAAAACTATACCCACATTCTACCAACCCCAAAGCCATGTCCTTTATTTGCTCCCTCCTTGTTGCTGTCCTATTCCCGAAGCAAACATACACCACCGAAGTTTCACTTTGTTCATCAAGCCACTCCAATATTGAACGCATGCAACCACCCCTTTGTCCACCTTGATCCACCTCTTCAAATTCACACGCCATTA
The Glycine max cultivar Williams 82 chromosome 16, Glycine_max_v4.0, whole genome shotgun sequence genome window above contains:
- the LOC102666130 gene encoding pentatricopeptide repeat-containing protein At2g29760, chloroplastic yields the protein MNYVSLQRTLRSCAGLDQLKRIHALCATLGFLHTQNLQQPLSCKLLQSYKNVGKTEQAQRVFDQIKDPDIVSWTCLLNLYLHSGLPSKSLSAFSRCLHVGLRPDSFLIVAALSSCGHCKDLVRGRVVHGMVLRNCLDENPVVGNALIDMYCRNGVMGMAASVFEKMGFKDVFSWTSLLNGYILGNNLSCALELFDAMPERNVVSWTAMITGCVKGGAPIQALETFKRMEADDGGVRLCADLIVAVLSACADVGALDFGQCIHGCVNKIGLELDVAVSNVTMDMYSKSGRLDLAVRIFDDILKKDVFSWTTMISGYAYHGEGHLALEVFSRMLESGVTPNEVTLLSVLTACSHSGLVMEGEVLFTRMIQSCYMKPRIEHYGCIVDLLGRAGLLEEAKEVIEMMPMSPDAAIWRSLLTACLVHGNLNMAQIAGKKVIELEPNDDGVYMLLWNMCCVANMWKEASEVRKLMRERRVRKRPGCSMVDVNGVVQEFFAEDASLHVSAELRHLLKGIKEHSETHQF